The window GGCTGCGACGGCGAATTGCAATGGATCGATGTCGCGCCCGAACACCGTGGCCAAGGCGTGGCGTCAGGACTGCTCTGCGAGTTAGCGGCCTGGTTCGTTCAGCAGGGGGCGCTGCGCGTCTGCGTGGACGTCGAACCGGGGAACCTGGTCGCTCACCGCTTCTACCACCGGCACGGCGCTGTGGTGCTGAAGCCTTCCTGGCTGGTGTGGGAAGACATCCGCGAAGTCCTAAAGAAGCACAACCTGAATGGCGCGCCCTGAGAGATTCGAACTCCCGACCTTCTGGTTCGTAGCCAGACGCTCTATCCAACTGAGCTAAGGGCGCGCGGCGCGAGAACAGCGGAGAATCTGATTATAGCGGAAGCGCTGAGACCGCGAAAGCTCGGTCCCTTCGCAGATGTCGCGGGGAATCATCCCGCCGCGTTGAGAAGTTCGCATCTCTTTTTCTTTGCCGTAGAATCGGGCGGCCATGCGGCGCGTCCTCATCGCCACCTCGAACCCCGGCAAGCTACGGGACTTTGCCGGAGCTGCCGCCGTTCATGGGATCGAGGTGCAGGGCGTGCCCGGCTTCGCTTCCCTGCCCCAGGTCCGCGAGGATGGCGCCACCTTCGAGGCCAACGCCCGCAAGAAGGCGGAGCACTACAGCCGGCTGGTTCCGGGCGAGATCGTCTTGGCGGATGATTCCGGCCTGGAAGTCGAAGCCCTGGATGGAGCGCCGGGCGTCCATTCGGCGAGGTACGCCGCGACCGCACCGTTGGGGAATTCCGATGATGCCGCCAACAATGCCCGCCTGTTGCGCGAGCTGGGTGCAGCATCGGAGCAGCGGCGACGTGCCCGCTTCGTCTGCGTCATCGCAGCCGCCCGGGACGGCCGCACGTTGGGGACCTTCCGCGGAGCCGCCGAAGGGCGCATCCTTCCGGCGCCGCGGGGCTTCCGCGGGTTCGGCTACGATCCGCTGTTCTTCTTCCCTCCCCTGGCGCGCACCTTCGGAGAGCTTACGGCGGAAGAAAAAGCCCGGGTCAGCCACCGGGGGGAGGCGTTCCGGAAGTTTCTGGGATGGTTTGAAAGAGATCCTTCGCTGCACTCAGAATGACGGCAGCGGGCTCCCGCTTCGCGCACGCCCGGGAAGATCTTTCGCTCCGCTCAGGATGATGCCTGCGGGCTCCCGCTCGGCACGCCTCGCTCACGCCCGCAAAGTGGCATCACTTGAAGCACTTGGCCAGCGAGGCGGCGATGGTGACCAGTTTCTGCAGGTCGGCCGGCGTGAAATCGCCGCCCGCTTCCGGCGCCGTCTTGCCCTTGCGCGACACCTCGATGACGCCCAGCACC is drawn from Terriglobales bacterium and contains these coding sequences:
- a CDS encoding GNAT family N-acetyltransferase, which encodes MRYRLADSGDIPAMARLRAATWGDEEYWKPRIAGYMSGQHDPRQALKPRVAYVATDGGTVVGLIAGHLTRRYGCDGELQWIDVAPEHRGQGVASGLLCELAAWFVQQGALRVCVDVEPGNLVAHRFYHRHGAVVLKPSWLVWEDIREVLKKHNLNGAP
- the rdgB gene encoding RdgB/HAM1 family non-canonical purine NTP pyrophosphatase produces the protein MRRVLIATSNPGKLRDFAGAAAVHGIEVQGVPGFASLPQVREDGATFEANARKKAEHYSRLVPGEIVLADDSGLEVEALDGAPGVHSARYAATAPLGNSDDAANNARLLRELGAASEQRRRARFVCVIAAARDGRTLGTFRGAAEGRILPAPRGFRGFGYDPLFFFPPLARTFGELTAEEKARVSHRGEAFRKFLGWFERDPSLHSE